A window of the Erpetoichthys calabaricus chromosome 10, fErpCal1.3, whole genome shotgun sequence genome harbors these coding sequences:
- the LOC127529387 gene encoding histone H2B 5-like, translating into MPEPKSAPAPKKGSKKTVSKSQVKGGKKRRKARKESYSIYVYKVLKQVHPDTGISSKAMGIMNSFVNDIFERIAGEASRLAHYNKRSTISSREIQTAVRLLLPGELAKHAVSEGTKAVTKYTSSK; encoded by the coding sequence ATGCCTGAGCCAAAATCCGCTCCTGCTCCCAAGAAGGGCTCAAAGAAAACCGTTTCTAAGAGCCAGGTGAAAGGAGGAAAGAAACGCAGAAAGGCTAGAAAAGAAAGCTATTCCATCTACGTGTACAAGGTGCTGAAGCAAGTTCACCCTGATACTGGTATTTCTTCTAAGGCAATGGGAATTATGAACTCGTTTGTGAACGATATATTTGAGCGCATTGCCGGTGAGGCTTCTCGTCTAGCGCACTACAACAAGCGCTCGACCATTTCTTCCCGGGAGATCCAAACTGCTGTGAGGCTCCTACTCCCGGGAGAGCTTGCAAAGCACGCTGTGTCCGAAGGTACCAAGGCCGTTACCAAATACACCAGCTCCAAGTAA
- the LOC114658850 gene encoding histone H4 → MSGRGKGGKGLGKGGAKRHRKVLRDNIQGITKPAIRRLARRGGVKRISGLIYEETRGVLKVFLENVIRDAVTYTEHAKRKTVTAMDVVYALKRQGRTLYGFGG, encoded by the coding sequence ATGTCTGGACGTGGCAAAGGAGGAAAGGGGCTAGGAAAAGGTGGTGCAAAGCGTCATCGTAAAGTGTTGAGGGATAACATTCAAGGCATTACAAAGCCTGCTATCCGGCGCTTGGCTCGTCGAGGTGGAGTGAAACGTATTTCTGGTTTGATCTATGAAGAAACACGGGGAGTGCTCAAGGTGTTTTTGGAGAACGTTATTCGTGATGCTGTTACTTACACCGAGCATGCGAAGAGAAAGACCGTGACTGCTATGGATGTGGTATATGCCTTGAAAAGACAGGGTCGTACTCTGTATGGCTTTGGAGGTTaa
- the LOC114658845 gene encoding histone H2B 8-like gives MAEPKAASAPKKGSKKTVSKSQAKGGKKRRKTRKESYSIYVYKVLKQVHPDTGISSKAMGIMNSFVNDIFERIAGEASRLAHYNKRSTISSREIQTAVRLLLPGELAKHAVSEGTKAVTKYTSSK, from the coding sequence ATGGCTGAACCAAAAGCCGCTTCTGCCCCTAAGAAGGGATCAAAGAAAACCGTTTCTAAGAGCCAGGCAAAAGGAGGCAAGAAACGCAGAAAGACTAGGAAAGAAAGCTATTCTATCTACGTGTACAAGGTGCTGAAGCAAGTTCACCCTGATACTGGTATTTCTTCTAAGGCGATGGGAATTATGAACTCCTTTGTGAACGATATCTTCGAGCGCATCGCCGGTGAGGCTTCTCGTCTAGCGCACTACAACAAGCGCTCGACTATTTCTTCCCGGGAAATACAGACTGCTGTGAGGCTCCTGCTACCGGGAGAGCTTGCTAAGCACGCCGTGTCAGAAGGCACCAAAGCAGTTACCAAGTACACCAGCTCCAAGTAA
- the LOC114658839 gene encoding histone H2A, producing the protein MSGRGKTGGKARAKAKTRSSRAGLQFPVGRVHRLLRKGNYAERVGAGAPVYLAAVLEYLTAEILELAGNAARDNKKTRIIPRHLQLAVRNDEELNKLLGGVTIAQGGVLPNIQAVLLPKKTEKAVKSK; encoded by the coding sequence ATGTCTGGAAGAGGAAAGACTGGTGGTAAGGCACGCGCCAAGGCTAAGACTCGCTCTTCTCGAGCTGGGTTGCAGTTCCCTGTTGGCCGTGTTCACAGGCTTCTGAGAAAAGGCAATTATGCTGAACGTGTAGGTGCTGGTGCTCCTGTCTATCTGGCTGCTGTGCTCGAGTATCTGACTGCTGAAATTCTCGAGTTAGCTGGTAATGCTGCTCGCGACAACAAGAAAACTAGAATCATTCCTCGTCATCTGCAGCTGGCAGTGCGTAACGACGAGGAGCTCAATAAGTTGCTGGGCGGTGTAACCATTGCTCAGGGCGGTGTGCTGCCAAACATCCAGGCCGTGCTTTTGCCCAAAAAGACCGAGAAAGCAGTTAAGAGCAAGTAA
- the LOC114658833 gene encoding histone H1-like, translating to MAETAPVTPAKAPKKKTSTKHKKTGPSVSDLIVKAVSASKERHGLSLAALKKALSAGGYDVEKNNARVKLSVKSLVSKGSLVQTKGTGASGSFKINKKQTETKEKATKKKAVPKKKPAAKKPVAAKKVKKPAAKKPAAAKKTAKKPATPKKAAKSPKKAKPAAKPKKAAKSPKKPKVSKPKTAKPKSVKKVAPKKK from the coding sequence ATGGCAGAAACGGCTCCAGTCACCCCGGCTAAAGCGCCAAAGAAGAAAACGAGCACGAAGCATAAAAAGACCGGCCCTAGCGTATCTGATTTGATCGTTAAGGCCGTATCGGCTTCAAAAGAGCGTCATGGACTTTCTTTGGCTGCGCTCAAGAAGGCTCTTTCTGCTGGTGGCTATGATGTGGAAAAGAACAACGCCCGCGTTAAGCTGTCTGTAAAAAGCCTTGTGAGTAAAGGCTCTCTCGTGCAGACGAAAGGTACCGGCGCCTCTGGATCCTTTAAAATCAACAAGAAGCAGACAGAGACCAAAGAGAAAGCTACGAAGAAAAAGGCGGTTCCGAAAAAGAAGCCAGCGGCGAAAAAGCCCGTTGCCGCCAAGAAAGTGAAGAAGCCGGCAGCTAAGAAGCCCGCAGCAGCCAAGAAGACGGCTAAGAAGCCTGCCACACCTAAGAAAGCCGCCAAGAGTCCCAAGAAAGCGAAGCCAGCTGCCAAGCCCAAAAAGGCAGCCAAGAGCCCGAAAAAGCCCAAGGTATCTAAGCCTAAGACCGCTAAACCCAAATCTGTTAAGAAGGTGGCACCGAAAAAGAAGTGA